The following are from one region of the Capsicum annuum cultivar UCD-10X-F1 chromosome 1, UCD10Xv1.1, whole genome shotgun sequence genome:
- the LOC107844543 gene encoding cytochrome c oxidase-assembly factor COX23, mitochondrial isoform X2 codes for MANTKVQTAAYPSAARIADSDCYPQYTASLKCLEQFNSDKSKCQEHFDVYKECKKKEREARLERNRSRSLFS; via the exons ATGGCAAATACGAAAGTTCAAACAGCGGCATATCCGAGTGCAGCTAGAATTGCTGATTCTGATTGCTATCCTCAATACACTGCTTCTCTCAAAT GTTTGGAACAGTTTAACTCAGACAAGAGCAAATGTCAAGAACATTTTGATGTTTACAAGGAATGCAAGAAAAAAGAG AGGGAAGCTCGGTTGGAGCGCAATCGAAGTCGGTCTTTATTCTCATGA
- the LOC107857194 gene encoding rac-like GTP-binding protein 5, giving the protein MNTSTTSASNNATASSGTKFIKCVTVGDGAVGKTCLLISYTSNTFPTDYVPTVFDNFSANVNVDGKIVNLGLWDTAGQEDYNRLRPLSYRGADVFLLAFSLISRPSFENISKKWVPELRHYAPSVPIVLVGTKLDLREDKQFRRDYPGACTISTEQGEELKKQIGAVAYVECSAKTQQNVKAVFDTAIKVVLQPPKSKKQKRKHKACWIL; this is encoded by the exons ATGAATACTAGTACTACTAGTGCTAGTAATAATGCTACTGCAAGTAGTGGAACAAAGTTCATCAAATGTGTCACAGTTGGAGATGGTGCTGTTGGAAAAACTTGCCTTCTCATCTCCTACACTAGCAACACTTTTCCCACT GATTATGTGCCAACTGTTTTTGACAATTTCAGTGCCAATGTCAATGTGGATGGGAAGATTGTGAATCTCGGACTGTGGGATACTGCTG GGCAAGAGGATTATAACAGGCTTAGGCCTCTTAGTTATCGAGGAGCAGATGTCTTCCTGCTGGCTTTCTCTCTCATAAGTAGGCCTAGCTTTGAAAACATATCAAAAAAG TGGGTTCCTGAGCTAAGACATTATGCCCCATCAGTGCCTATTGTTCTAGTGGGGACTAAGTTGG ATTTAAGAGAGGACAAGCAGTTTAGAAGGGACTACCCTGGTGCATGTACAATTTCAACAGAACag GGTGAAGAACTGAAAAAGCAAATAGGTGCAGTGGCATATGTTGAGTGCAGCGCCAAGACACAGCAG AATGTGAAGGCGGTTTTTGATACTGCAATCAAGGTGGTTCTTCAGCCTCCAAAGTCCAAAAAGCAGAAAAGAAAACACAAAGCTTGCTGGATACTTTGA
- the LOC107844543 gene encoding cytochrome c oxidase-assembly factor COX23, mitochondrial isoform X1, giving the protein MANTKVQTAAYPSAARIADSDCYPQYTASLKFVSGRCSVCECVAGLEQFNSDKSKCQEHFDVYKECKKKEREARLERNRSRSLFS; this is encoded by the exons ATGGCAAATACGAAAGTTCAAACAGCGGCATATCCGAGTGCAGCTAGAATTGCTGATTCTGATTGCTATCCTCAATACACTGCTTCTCTCAAAT TTGTTTCAGGGCGTTGCTCAGTTTGTGAATGCGTTGCAGGTTTGGAACAGTTTAACTCAGACAAGAGCAAATGTCAAGAACATTTTGATGTTTACAAGGAATGCAAGAAAAAAGAG AGGGAAGCTCGGTTGGAGCGCAATCGAAGTCGGTCTTTATTCTCATGA